From the genome of Fundulus heteroclitus isolate FHET01 chromosome 9, MU-UCD_Fhet_4.1, whole genome shotgun sequence, one region includes:
- the LOC105932877 gene encoding GDP-L-fucose synthase, with protein MNSQHTGPMKVLVTGGSGLVGRAIQRVIEDEGGAKKGEEWIFLSSKDANLMNKEETRAVFEKHRPTHVIHLAAMVGGLFKNMKHNLDFWRNNVYINDNVLQAAHEVGTVKVVSCLSTCIFPDKTTYPIDETMIHNGPPHESNFGYAYAKRMIDVQNRAYFQQHGHSYTAVIPTNVFGPHDNFSIEDGHVLPGLIHKAYIAQKEGKPLTVWGSGSPRRQFIYSLDLARLFLWVLREYPEVDPIILSVGEEDEVSIKEAADAVVESLGFKGEVVYDTSKADGQFKKTASNAKLRRYLPDFKFTPFKQALKETCDWFVANYDAARK; from the exons ATGAACTCTCAGCACACTGGTCCAATGAAGGTGTTGGTCACAGGGGGGTCCGGATTGGTGGGGAGGGCCATACAGCGTGTTATAGAGGATGAAGGAGGAGCTAAAAAAGGAGAGGAGTGGATATTTCTGTCCTCCAAAGATGCAAACCTCAT GAACAAAGAGGAGACGCGGgcagtttttgaaaaacatcGGCCCACCCACGTCATTCACCTGGCTGCTATGGTGGGAGGACTTTTCAAGAACATGAAGCATAACCTAGACTTCTGG AGAAACAACGTCTACATCAACGATAACGTGCTGCAGGCGGCGCACGAGGTTGGGACAGTCAAGGTCGTTTCCTGTCTATCCACCTGCATTTTCCCCGATAAAACCACATATCCCATCGACGAGACCATG ATCCACAATGGCCCGCCTCACGAGTCCAACTTTGGCTACGCCTACGCTAAAAGGATGATTGATGTTCAAAACAG gGCTTATTTCCAGCAGCATGGCCACAGCTACACGGCCGTGATTCCCACAAATGTGTTTGGTCCCCACGACAACTTCAGCATCGAGGATGGGCATGTGCTGCCGGGGCTCATTCATAAAGCGTACATCGCTCAAA AGGAGGGGAAGCCCCTGACGGTCTGGGGTTCAGGCTCTCCTAGAAGGCAGTTCATTTACTCTTTGGACTTGGCTCGTCTCTTTCTCTGGGTTCTGAGGGAATATCCGGAGGTCGACCCGATCATTCTCTCTG TCGGGGAAGAAGACGAGGTCTCCATTAAAGAAGCCGCCGATGCAGTTGTTGAATCTTTGGGCTTTAAAGGAGAAGTAGTG TATGACACCAGCAAAGCTGACGGCCAGTTCAAGAAGACAGCCAGTAATGCAAAGTTACGTCGCTACCTGCCGGACTTCAAATTCACACCCTTCAAGCAAG CTTTAAAAGAAACGTGCGACTGGTTTGTCGCCAATTACGACGCTGCACGCAAGTGA